One Brachyspira pilosicoli P43/6/78 genomic window carries:
- a CDS encoding sugar ABC transporter ATP-binding protein, which yields MKIEMKNIMKSFGKVKVLNNASFSLADGEIHALMGENGAGKSTLMKVLTGVYSKDAGEIFIDEKNISFNHPKEAEEYGIVFIYQELNSLLDMTVEENIFLGKEIYTKFGILDKKNMQNKVKETLSILGMNLNPNDKLADLSVGQRQMVEIARALISEIKVIIMDEPTAALTINETEHLFKIINSLREKGVSIIYISHRMEEIFELCDRITIMRDGEYVGTKNIKDTNMNEIINMMIGRDIGERFSKTDNEKKGIALNIKEISSGKYFNNVSFNVSYGEILGVYGLMGAGRTEIMKTIFGVLPLDSGEIELDGNKVSIKNPKEAIKNGIGFITEDRKVEGLMLNETIKNNISLNNFPRIVTNNFIISRQKETFTSSFAVRDFNIKCSGVNHICNNLSGGNQQKVIFAKWILSKPKILILDEPTRGVDIASKKEIYTMMNDLASKGLAMIMVSSELPEIIGMSDRVMVIHEGKVAGFLDRSQATEKNIMILATGGQL from the coding sequence ATGAAAATAGAAATGAAAAATATTATGAAATCCTTTGGAAAAGTAAAGGTATTGAATAATGCTAGTTTTTCATTAGCAGATGGAGAGATTCATGCTCTTATGGGTGAAAATGGAGCTGGTAAATCTACTTTAATGAAAGTTTTAACAGGTGTTTATAGTAAAGATGCTGGAGAAATATTTATAGACGAAAAAAATATTTCATTTAATCACCCTAAAGAGGCAGAAGAATATGGTATTGTTTTTATATATCAAGAATTAAATAGCTTGCTTGATATGACAGTAGAAGAGAATATATTTCTTGGAAAAGAGATTTATACTAAATTTGGCATTTTAGATAAAAAAAACATGCAAAACAAAGTAAAAGAAACATTATCTATTTTGGGAATGAATTTAAATCCAAATGATAAATTAGCTGATTTGTCTGTAGGACAAAGGCAAATGGTTGAGATAGCAAGAGCATTAATATCTGAAATAAAAGTAATAATAATGGACGAACCTACTGCCGCATTAACAATAAATGAAACAGAGCATTTATTTAAGATAATTAATTCTTTAAGAGAAAAAGGTGTATCTATTATATATATTTCTCATAGAATGGAAGAAATATTTGAGCTATGCGATAGAATTACAATAATGAGAGACGGAGAATATGTAGGAACTAAAAATATAAAAGATACGAATATGAATGAAATCATTAATATGATGATAGGAAGAGATATAGGAGAAAGATTTTCGAAGACAGATAATGAAAAAAAAGGAATAGCTTTAAATATTAAAGAGATTTCATCTGGAAAATATTTTAACAATGTATCTTTTAATGTAAGCTATGGAGAGATATTAGGTGTCTATGGTTTAATGGGGGCCGGCAGAACAGAAATAATGAAAACAATATTTGGAGTTTTGCCTTTAGATTCTGGAGAAATAGAATTAGATGGAAATAAAGTAAGCATAAAAAATCCTAAAGAAGCTATAAAAAATGGAATAGGTTTTATTACAGAAGATAGAAAAGTAGAAGGATTAATGTTAAATGAAACTATAAAAAATAATATATCTTTAAATAATTTTCCTAGAATAGTAACAAATAATTTTATAATAAGCAGACAAAAAGAAACTTTCACAAGTTCATTTGCAGTTAGAGATTTCAATATAAAATGCAGCGGAGTTAATCATATATGTAATAATTTAAGTGGTGGGAATCAGCAAAAAGTAATATTTGCAAAATGGATATTAAGTAAGCCTAAAATCCTTATATTAGATGAACCTACTAGAGGTGTAGATATAGCATCAAAAAAAGAAATATATACAATGATGAATGACTTAGCATCTAAGGGATTAGCTATGATTATGGTTTCATCAGAGCTTCCTGAAATTATAGGTATGAGTGATAGAGTAATGGTTATACATGAAGGAAAGGTAGCTGGATTTCTAGACAGAAGTCAGGCTACAGAAAAAAATATTATGATATTAGCAACTGGAGGACAACTGTGA
- a CDS encoding ABC transporter permease, whose translation MNTKNKLKYLQDYGSFIALILLIIAISIVSPDFRTINNFLSLLRQSAINGLIAFGMTCIILTGGIDLSVGSILALTSIICAHTIKLGLPAPLAMLIALIFGIILGVISGLMVTKSRLQPFIATLITMTGYRGLTMIISGGKPISRLGNNFLLNHIGKGSFLGIPTPVWILVVFFAIFLFVLKKTVFGRQIYATGSNANAAELAGININKTKLIVYATSGFMSALSGLILVSRLGSAQPTLGEGYELDAIAAVALGGTSMTGGRGKITGTLIGILIIAVLNNGLNIIGVSSYYQDVVKALVIFLAVVSDRNR comes from the coding sequence GTGAATACTAAAAATAAATTAAAATATCTTCAAGATTATGGTTCATTTATAGCTTTGATATTATTAATAATAGCTATAAGTATTGTAAGTCCTGATTTTAGAACTATTAATAACTTTTTATCTTTACTAAGACAATCAGCAATTAATGGTTTAATAGCTTTTGGAATGACATGTATTATTCTTACAGGTGGTATAGATTTATCTGTAGGCTCTATATTGGCATTAACAAGTATAATATGTGCTCATACAATTAAATTAGGTTTGCCTGCTCCTTTAGCTATGTTGATAGCTTTAATATTTGGTATAATATTAGGTGTGATAAGCGGATTGATGGTTACAAAATCTAGATTACAGCCTTTCATTGCCACATTAATAACTATGACAGGATATAGAGGTTTAACTATGATAATAAGCGGAGGTAAACCTATATCAAGACTTGGAAATAATTTTTTATTAAATCATATAGGTAAGGGTTCTTTTTTAGGAATACCCACACCTGTTTGGATATTGGTTGTATTCTTTGCTATATTCCTATTTGTATTGAAAAAAACTGTATTTGGAAGACAGATATATGCTACAGGAAGTAATGCTAATGCTGCTGAATTGGCTGGTATAAATATAAATAAAACTAAATTAATAGTTTATGCTACATCAGGATTTATGTCTGCTTTATCTGGTTTAATATTAGTATCAAGATTAGGTTCGGCACAGCCAACTTTAGGAGAGGGATATGAATTAGATGCTATAGCTGCTGTTGCTTTAGGTGGAACTAGTATGACTGGAGGAAGAGGAAAGATTACAGGAACTTTAATTGGTATACTTATAATAGCAGTATTAAATAATGGACTAAATATTATAGGAGTATCATCATATTATCAAGATGTTGTTAAAGCATTAGTAATATTTTTAGCAGTTGTTTCAGATAGAAATAGATAA
- a CDS encoding D-ribose ABC transporter substrate-binding protein — translation MKKIILIISLLSVFMFSCGSSNSNGESSSGVSVGLSVSTLNNPFFVSLSEGAKAKAKELNINLSVVNASDDTAKQASDIEDLISKNVKVIIVNPVDSDAVAPAVENAIAANIPVIALDRIVNGVDVNAQIASDNVAGARMAGEYLVELIGEKAKVAELIGIPGASATIDRGKGFHEIADTKLNVIASQTANFNRAEGLTVMENILQANPDIKGVFAHNDEMALGALEAIKATGKDISIIGFDATDDAVLAVKDGSIKATVAQQPDLMGAIAVETALKIINGETVEKSIPVEVTLIKE, via the coding sequence ATGAAAAAAATTATTTTAATCATTTCATTATTATCAGTATTTATGTTTTCATGCGGCTCATCTAATAGTAATGGTGAAAGCAGTAGTGGAGTAAGTGTTGGATTATCTGTATCTACATTGAACAATCCTTTCTTTGTAAGTTTGTCAGAGGGAGCTAAGGCTAAAGCTAAGGAACTTAATATAAATTTAAGTGTAGTTAATGCTTCTGATGATACTGCTAAACAAGCAAGTGATATAGAAGACTTAATATCTAAAAATGTTAAAGTAATTATAGTAAACCCTGTTGATTCTGATGCTGTTGCTCCTGCTGTAGAAAATGCAATAGCTGCAAATATACCTGTTATAGCATTAGATAGAATTGTTAATGGAGTTGATGTTAATGCTCAAATAGCTTCTGACAATGTTGCTGGTGCTAGAATGGCTGGAGAATATTTAGTAGAACTAATAGGAGAAAAAGCAAAAGTAGCTGAACTTATAGGAATACCTGGTGCTTCTGCTACTATAGATAGAGGTAAAGGATTCCATGAAATAGCTGACACTAAATTAAATGTTATAGCAAGTCAAACTGCTAATTTTAATAGAGCAGAAGGATTAACAGTAATGGAAAATATATTACAAGCTAATCCAGATATTAAAGGTGTATTTGCTCATAATGATGAAATGGCTTTAGGTGCTTTGGAAGCTATTAAAGCTACAGGAAAAGATATATCTATTATAGGTTTTGATGCTACAGATGATGCTGTTTTGGCAGTTAAAGATGGTTCTATCAAAGCTACAGTAGCTCAGCAACCTGATTTAATGGGAGCTATAGCTGTTGAAACTGCTTTAAAAATTATTAATGGTGAAACAGTAGAGAAAAGCATACCTGTAGAAGTTACTTTAATAAAAGAGTGA
- the rbsK gene encoding ribokinase → MSKKILVIGSINKDLVITTPRFPKEGETILGNNFYTANGGKGANQACAIGKLGGNVAMLGAIGNDNFGKDLSNALYSNNVNIDNLLIKNDISTGIAVITVTNDGANHIIVAQGANALITKDDIKEKLIASFDIIVMQLEIPLEIAKYAASIAKKLGKTVVLNPSPAVKLDRDFLSCVDILIPNETEIDIIGGIDYVLECGVKNIILTLGADGCELITKQNRKHFDAYKVNVVDTTAAGDSFLGGVVRMIADDKTIEEAIEFATKVSNITVTRKGAIDSIPTYNEVIDNY, encoded by the coding sequence ATGAGTAAAAAAATTTTAGTTATAGGAAGTATAAATAAAGATTTAGTTATCACAACTCCACGTTTTCCTAAAGAAGGTGAAACTATACTTGGCAATAATTTTTATACTGCTAATGGCGGTAAGGGAGCAAATCAGGCATGTGCCATAGGTAAATTGGGTGGAAATGTAGCCATGCTTGGTGCTATTGGAAATGATAATTTTGGTAAAGATTTATCAAATGCTTTATATTCTAATAATGTTAATATAGATAATTTATTAATAAAAAATGATATTTCTACAGGTATAGCTGTTATTACAGTTACTAATGATGGAGCTAATCATATTATTGTAGCACAAGGAGCTAATGCTTTAATTACAAAAGATGATATCAAAGAAAAATTAATTGCATCATTTGATATAATAGTTATGCAATTGGAGATACCTTTAGAAATAGCAAAATATGCTGCATCTATTGCTAAAAAACTTGGTAAAACTGTTGTGTTAAATCCTTCCCCTGCTGTAAAACTAGATAGAGATTTCTTAAGCTGTGTAGATATACTAATTCCAAATGAAACAGAAATAGATATTATAGGTGGTATTGATTATGTACTTGAATGCGGAGTTAAAAATATAATACTTACTTTAGGTGCTGATGGATGCGAGCTTATAACAAAACAAAATAGAAAACATTTTGATGCATATAAAGTTAATGTTGTTGATACTACTGCTGCAGGAGACAGTTTTTTAGGCGGAGTTGTAAGAATGATTGCTGACGATAAAACTATTGAAGAGGCTATTGAATTTGCTACTAAAGTTTCTAATATAACTGTTACTAGAAAAGGAGCAATAGATTCTATACCTACATATAATGAAGTAATTGATAACTATTAA
- a CDS encoding Spy/CpxP family protein refolding chaperone, with the protein MKNINKKVLILVSIAIMVFGSVSLFGQYGRGYGAGYGRGYGRGYGMGCGRGYGRGYGMGCNYGYGRGYGAGYGRGYGYYNLTQDQINQIQSIESKYFPQIDDLRREVYNKNQVINLEMSKQNPDQNAINKAIDDRAKTLSDLDKLRTEFFLEMDKVFQVK; encoded by the coding sequence ATGAAAAACATTAACAAAAAAGTATTAATATTAGTTTCTATAGCAATTATGGTATTTGGTTCTGTATCTCTATTTGGACAATATGGCAGAGGTTATGGTGCAGGATATGGTAGAGGATACGGCAGAGGTTACGGTATGGGTTGCGGCAGAGGATATGGCAGAGGTTACGGAATGGGTTGTAACTATGGATATGGCAGAGGTTATGGTGCAGGATATGGCAGAGGTTACGGATATTACAACCTTACTCAAGACCAAATTAATCAAATACAATCTATAGAAAGTAAATATTTCCCTCAAATAGATGATTTGAGAAGAGAAGTATATAACAAAAACCAAGTTATAAATTTAGAAATGAGCAAACAAAACCCTGACCAAAATGCTATAAATAAAGCTATAGATGATAGAGCTAAAACTTTATCTGATTTAGACAAATTAAGAACAGAGTTTTTCTTAGAAATGGATAAAGTGTTTCAAGTAAAATAA